accagtccagcaaaacctgccttccaaaaaccgtatggcattcctttccttctgcgccctgccgtgtgcccgtacagcggtttacgaccacatatggggtgtttctgtaaactacagaatcagggccataaatattgagtttggtttggctgttaacccttgctttgtaactggaaaaaaattattaaaatggaaaatctgccaaaaaagtgaaattttgaaattgtatctctatattccattaattcttgtggaacacctaaagggttaacaaagtttgtaaaatcagttttgaataccttgaggggtgtagtttatagaatggggtgatttttgggttgtttctattatgtaagcctcgcaaagtgacttcagacctgaactggtccctaaaaattgggtttttgaaaatttctgaaaaatttcaagatttgcttctaaacttctaagcccttgtaacgtcccccaaaaataaaatatcattcccaaaatgctacaaacatgaagtagacatatggggaatgtaaagtaataactatttttggaggtattactatgtattatagaagtagagaaattgaaacttggaaatttgctattttttacaaatttttggtaaatttggtatttttttataaataaaaatatacattttttacttcattttaccagtgtcatgaagtacaatatgtgacgaataaaaaatctcagaatggcctggataagtcaaagcgttttaaagttatcaccacttaaagtgacactggtaagatttgcaaaaaatggccgggtctttaaggtgaaatagggctgagtccttaaggggttaaagaatgatGATGAAGCTCACAACTTGATGAAGCTATGATGAGTAGGTTTGGCAAAGCTAAAGCTGGGATCATTCTTCTTCCAAGCTTGGTCACTGATAAGTTTATCAAAGCAAGATAAAGTGGGAAAGGACACATTATGTTCTGTTCTGTACCTGGATCCCTGGTGCCCATTTTTCTTGCATGCTATGTGGTAGTTTGGACACTACTGGATTCACACCTAGAGCAGTATCGAGGTTGATGGAGGTCTGATTTAGCCAATTCCAGTCCCTTTAGAATGTTATGCAGATCCTGGAGCTTGTGTTGTTCTTGTTAGTTAGTCCCTCCCGTGCTGCAGCAAGATTTTCCTCTGTATGACCCACATGAACTGCTCTTAGATCGTACATTTTGCTCTATAATAAGCGTGGGCTCTGCATCCTACATATGAGTTGTCAGAAACCTGATGCATTTACTTTGGTCCAGTGATAGAGGAAGCCACAGAGCTTTTTGTGGACATGCTTTTGTCAGAAAGGTACTACTAGAACTGCAGCTTGCTCACAGACCATGTGTGTACATGCAGACGCTGTAGACTTAGGTTTCCTTTGACTAATTTGCCACCGATATACGTGAGAGAACTCTCTGATGAGTGTGAGTGGCAGTCTCTTCTATAACAAAGAAAGTGATCTCACTGTAATCAGTCCTCTAGTAACACCAGTTACATGTAGAATTCCAGTGAGGGAGATGCAATGGATCTGCCTTTTAGGTAATTTTTTGAATGTACATTGAAAAACAATGAAAAAGGTCAAAGGAAAATCCTCTCTCCAGCTCTGTGATGCATGACAGACCGGAAAAGACTGCAGGACACAGCATGCAAGCtcacagaggaggaggagttacAAGATGAATGACAAAGAATTACAACCATAGATAACTTTATAAACCAAATATAAcaatggccactagatggcagcaaagtaCACGGAGTATAGTGGATAACAGATATAACAATACAATTATGATGGATTCTAAATGAGAGCCATAAGCTTGGACAGCACACTATCTATTACCTATCTATTTACCATCAGTATTATCTTCCCATTATTATAATCTATCAATCTTTACCTATTGATctatgtatttatgtatatatCAACTTGGCTCCTATCTATTATGTATctcatctatctaactatctatctaatgtctatGTATCTGTCTTTCCATCCATGTACCTTATTTCTGATGTTGTTCTTCACTCGCAGGTGAAGGTTTGGTTCCAGAACCGTAGAACAAAGCAGAAGAAGGACCAGGGGAAGGACTCAGAGTTGAGGTCGGTGGTTTCGGAGACGGCTGCCACCTGCAGTGTGCTCAGACTTCTGGAACAAGGTCGccttctgtcccctcctggtttgcCTGGATTAATTCCTGCTTGTGCCACAGGTGCTTTAAGGGCCCCAAGCAGTTCTGACCATGGGGCCCCATCCCACCATAACGTTAGCAGCACACCGCCTCACCAGTCTGGACTCCACACCTCCCCCACTGGACACAGCATCTTCAGCATGCCAATGCCATCTCTCCTGGGTTCAGTAGCCAACCGGCTGACATCTAACCCCCTTACAATGGCAGGAAACCTCCAGGAACTTTCGGCCCGATACCTCAGCTCCTCAGCCTTTGAGCCCTACTCCAGGAGCTCCTCCAAAGAGGTTCTAGAGAAGAAGTCTCTGGACTGACCCTGCagatagtgtgtgtgtatgtctgtcatGTGTGAAGATAGGTGTACCCCACATTGTACCCCAAAACCAGAGCCGTAGGGGTAGAATTCACAAGCCAGGTAGTCAAATCTAGGAGACAGTGGGTCACTTAGGCAGTCAAAGTATCCACTGAGCTCATGGAAAATGACTTCCTAAATTCATGCACCAGCAGTCACTTTGTAACCACACTGACGATCTGGCTCTGGGGATTCTACTAGACATATCCACATCCTCAGGATACATACAGCACAACCTTCAGCTGCTGCGGGGGTTCACAGGACAGTCACTAAATAAttctcatctgtcagcagactacagacagtagcagatgtataaaggaggctgtgcggctgctgcggggtttacaggacagtcatattcctcatctgtcagcagactacagacagtagcagatgtatagaggaggctgtgcggctgctgcagggtttacaggacagttgctgaatattcctcatctgtcagcagactacagacagtagcagatgtatagaggaggctgtgcggctgctgcggggtttacaggacagttgctgaatattcctcatctgtcagcagactacagacagtagcagatgtatagaggaggctgtgcggctCCTGCGGGGGTTTACAGGACAGTTGCTGAATattcctcatctgtcagcagactacagacagtagcagatgtatagaggaggctgtgcggctgctgcgggggtttacaggacagttgctgaatattcctcatctgtcagcagactacagacagtagcagatgtatagaagaggctgtgcggctgctgtgGGGGTTCACAGGACAGTTCCTGTATattcctcatctgtcagcagactacagaTAGTAGCAGATGTATCgaggaggctgtgcggctgctgcgggggtttacaggacagtcacattcctcatctgtcagcagactacagacagtagcagatgtatagaggaggctgtgcggctgctgcgggggtttacaggacagttgctgaatatttctcatctgtcagcagactacagacagtagcagatgtatagaggaagctgtgcggctgctgcgggGGTTCACAGGACAGTTGTTGAATATttctcatctgtcagcagactacagacagtagcagatgtatagaggaggctgtgcggctgctgcgggggtttacaggacagtcacattcctcatctgtcagcagactacagacagtagcagatgtatagaggaggctgtgcggctgctgcgggggtttacaggacagttgctgaatattcctcatctgtcagcagactacagacagtagcagatgtatagaggaggctgtgcggctgctgcgggggtttacaggacagttgctgaacattcctcatctgtcagcagactacagacagtagcagatgtatagaggaggctgtgcggctgctgcggggtttacaggacagttgctgaatattcctcatctgtcagcagactacagacagtagcagatgtatagaggaggctgtgcggctgctgcgggggtttacaggacagttgctgaatattcctcatctgtcagcagactacagacagtagctgatgtatagaggaggctgtgcggctgctgtgggggtttacaggacagttgctgaatattcctcatctgtcagcagactacagacagtagcagatgtatagaggaggctgtgcgTCTGCTGCGGGAGTTTACAGGACAGTTGCTGAATattcctcatctgtcagcagactacagacagtagcagatgtatagaggaggctgtgcggctgctgcgggGGTTTATAGGACAGTTGCTGAATattcctcatctgtcagcagactacagacagaagCAGATGTATAGAGGtggctgtgcggctgctgcggggtttacaggacagttgctgaatattcctcatctgtcagcagactacagacagtagcagatgtatagaggaggctgtgcggctgctgtgGGGGTTA
This window of the Bufo bufo chromosome 6, aBufBuf1.1, whole genome shotgun sequence genome carries:
- the VAX1 gene encoding ventral anterior homeobox 1; its protein translation is MFEKVRSMDLREENTRSSKLGHKEGKDPRDPQPGIPNLKEQQAQGTYPLSAGASEPCSKSKSTDPDYCRRILVRDAKGSIREIILPKGLDLDRPKRTRTSFTAEQLYRLEMEFQRCQYVVGRERTELARQLNLSETQVKVWFQNRRTKQKKDQGKDSELRSVVSETAATCSVLRLLEQGRLLSPPGLPGLIPACATGALRAPSSSDHGAPSHHNVSSTPPHQSGLHTSPTGHSIFSMPMPSLLGSVANRLTSNPLTMAGNLQELSARYLSSSAFEPYSRSSSKEVLEKKSLD